A portion of the Salmo trutta chromosome 1, fSalTru1.1, whole genome shotgun sequence genome contains these proteins:
- the LOC115199098 gene encoding ELAV-like protein 3 isoform X14 yields MSRMVTQIISTMETQVSNGPSGTSLPNGPVISTNGATDDSKTNLIVNYLPQNMTQEEFKSLFGSIGEIESCKLVRDKITGQSLGYGFVNYVDPNDADKAINTLNGLKLQTKTIKVSYARPSSASIRDANLYVSGLPKTMTQKDMEQLFSQYGRIITSRILVDQVTGISRGVGFIRFDKRNEAEEAIKGLNGQKPLGAAEPITVKFANNPSQKTGQALLTQLYQTAARRYTGPLHHQTQRFRLDNLLNASYGVKRFSPITIDSMTSLAGVNLTGPTGAGWCIFVYNLSPEADESVLWQLFGPFGAVTNVKVIRDFTTNKCKGFGFVTMTNYDEAAMAIASLNGYRLGDRVLQVSFKTSKQHKA; encoded by the exons CAGATAATCAGCACCATGGAAACCCAGGTGTCCAACGGTCCGAGCGGAACCAGCCTGCCTAACGGGCCAGTCATCAGCACCAACGGTGCCACAGACGACAGCAAGACCAACCTAATCGTCAACTACCTGCCTCAGAACATGACCCAGGAGGAATTCAAGAGCCTGTTCGGTAGCATCGGAGAGATTGAATCCTGCAAACTGGTCCGAGACAAGATTACAG GCCAGAGTTTGGGCTATGGGTTCGTAAACTATGTGGATCCCAATGACGCAGACAAGGCCATCAACACACTCAACGGTCTCAAACTGCAGACCAAAACAATTAAG GTATCGTACGCCCGTCCCAGTTCAGCATCTATCCGTGATGCTAACCTGTATGTGAGCGGTCTGCCTAAGACCATGACCCAGAAAGACATGGAGCAGCTGTTCTCCCAGTACGGACGCATCATCACCTCCCGCATCCTGGTGGACCAGGTTACAG GTATATCGCGAGGAGTGGGCTTCATCCGGTTTGACAAGCGGAACGAGGCGGAAGAGGCCATCAAGGGCCTGAACGGCCAAAAGCCCCTGGGCGCAGCCGAACCCATCACGGTGAAGTTTGCCAACAACCCCAGCCAGAAGACGGGCCAGGCCCTGCTCACCCAGCTGTACCAGACCGCTGCACGCCGCTACACTGGCCCTCTGCACCACCAGACTCAGCGCTTCAG ACTCGACAATTTACTAAACGCCAGCTACGGAGTCAAGAG GTTCTCCCCCATCACCATCGACAGCATGACCAGCCTGGCGGGAGTCAACCTGACCGGGCCCACTGGAGCCGGCTGGTGCATCTTCGTCTACAACCTATCGCCCGAGGCTGACGAAAGCGTCCTGTGGCAGCTGTTCGGGCCCTTCGGCGCCGTCACAAACGTCAAGGTCATCCGTGACTTCACCACCAACAAATGTAAGGGCTTCGGCTTCGTCACCATGACCAACTATGACGAGGCAGCCATGGCCATCGCTAGTCTCAACGGCTACCGCTTGGGAGACCGCGTGCTGCAGGTCTCCTTCAAGACCAGCAAGCAACACaaggcctga
- the LOC115199098 gene encoding ELAV-like protein 3 isoform X11 encodes MSRMVTQIISTMETQVSNGPSGTSLPNGPVISTNGATDDSKTNLIVNYLPQNMTQEEFKSLFGSIGEIESCKLVRDKITGQSLGYGFVNYVDPNDADKAINTLNGLKLQTKTIKVSYARPSSASIRDANLYVSGLPKTMTQKDMEQLFSQYGRIITSRILVDQVTGISRGVGFIRFDKRNEAEEAIKGLNGQKPLGAAEPITVKFANNPSQKTGQALLTQLYQTAARRYTGPLHHQTQRFRFSPITIDSMTSLAGVNLTGPTGAGWCIFVYNLSPEADESVLWQLFGPFGAVTNVKVIRDFTTNKCKGFGFVTMTNYDEAAMAIASLNGYRLGDRVLQVSFKTSKQHKA; translated from the exons CAGATAATCAGCACCATGGAAACCCAGGTGTCCAACGGTCCGAGCGGAACCAGCCTGCCTAACGGGCCAGTCATCAGCACCAACGGTGCCACAGACGACAGCAAGACCAACCTAATCGTCAACTACCTGCCTCAGAACATGACCCAGGAGGAATTCAAGAGCCTGTTCGGTAGCATCGGAGAGATTGAATCCTGCAAACTGGTCCGAGACAAGATTACAG GCCAGAGTTTGGGCTATGGGTTCGTAAACTATGTGGATCCCAATGACGCAGACAAGGCCATCAACACACTCAACGGTCTCAAACTGCAGACCAAAACAATTAAG GTATCGTACGCCCGTCCCAGTTCAGCATCTATCCGTGATGCTAACCTGTATGTGAGCGGTCTGCCTAAGACCATGACCCAGAAAGACATGGAGCAGCTGTTCTCCCAGTACGGACGCATCATCACCTCCCGCATCCTGGTGGACCAGGTTACAG GTATATCGCGAGGAGTGGGCTTCATCCGGTTTGACAAGCGGAACGAGGCGGAAGAGGCCATCAAGGGCCTGAACGGCCAAAAGCCCCTGGGCGCAGCCGAACCCATCACGGTGAAGTTTGCCAACAACCCCAGCCAGAAGACGGGCCAGGCCCTGCTCACCCAGCTGTACCAGACCGCTGCACGCCGCTACACTGGCCCTCTGCACCACCAGACTCAGCGCTTCAG GTTCTCCCCCATCACCATCGACAGCATGACCAGCCTGGCGGGAGTCAACCTGACCGGGCCCACTGGAGCCGGCTGGTGCATCTTCGTCTACAACCTATCGCCCGAGGCTGACGAAAGCGTCCTGTGGCAGCTGTTCGGGCCCTTCGGCGCCGTCACAAACGTCAAGGTCATCCGTGACTTCACCACCAACAAATGTAAGGGCTTCGGCTTCGTCACCATGACCAACTATGACGAGGCAGCCATGGCCATCGCTAGTCTCAACGGCTACCGCTTGGGAGACCGCGTGCTGCAGGTCTCCTTCAAGACCAGCAAGCAACACaaggcctga
- the LOC115199098 gene encoding ELAV-like protein 3 isoform X7 encodes MSRMVTQIISTMETQVSNGPSGTSLPNGPVISTNGATDDSKTNLIVNYLPQNMTQEEFKSLFGSIGEIESCKLVRDKITGQSLGYGFVNYVDPNDADKAINTLNGLKLQTKTIKVSYARPSSASIRDANLYVSGLPKTMTQKDMEQLFSQYGRIITSRILVDQVTGISRGVGFIRFDKRNEAEEAIKGLNGQKPLGAAEPITVKFANNPSQKTGQALLTQLYQTAARRYTGPLHHQTQRFSLIPPFGKGPDPNNSTKPILDNLLNASYGVKSSPSLLPRFSPITIDSMTSLAGVNLTGPTGAGWCIFVYNLSPEADESVLWQLFGPFGAVTNVKVIRDFTTNKCKGFGFVTMTNYDEAAMAIASLNGYRLGDRVLQVSFKTSKQHKA; translated from the exons CAGATAATCAGCACCATGGAAACCCAGGTGTCCAACGGTCCGAGCGGAACCAGCCTGCCTAACGGGCCAGTCATCAGCACCAACGGTGCCACAGACGACAGCAAGACCAACCTAATCGTCAACTACCTGCCTCAGAACATGACCCAGGAGGAATTCAAGAGCCTGTTCGGTAGCATCGGAGAGATTGAATCCTGCAAACTGGTCCGAGACAAGATTACAG GCCAGAGTTTGGGCTATGGGTTCGTAAACTATGTGGATCCCAATGACGCAGACAAGGCCATCAACACACTCAACGGTCTCAAACTGCAGACCAAAACAATTAAG GTATCGTACGCCCGTCCCAGTTCAGCATCTATCCGTGATGCTAACCTGTATGTGAGCGGTCTGCCTAAGACCATGACCCAGAAAGACATGGAGCAGCTGTTCTCCCAGTACGGACGCATCATCACCTCCCGCATCCTGGTGGACCAGGTTACAG GTATATCGCGAGGAGTGGGCTTCATCCGGTTTGACAAGCGGAACGAGGCGGAAGAGGCCATCAAGGGCCTGAACGGCCAAAAGCCCCTGGGCGCAGCCGAACCCATCACGGTGAAGTTTGCCAACAACCCCAGCCAGAAGACGGGCCAGGCCCTGCTCACCCAGCTGTACCAGACCGCTGCACGCCGCTACACTGGCCCTCTGCACCACCAGACTCAGCGCTTCAG CCTCATCCCTCCATTTGGAAAGGGACCAGATCCAAATAACAGCACAAAACCAAT ACTCGACAATTTACTAAACGCCAGCTACGGAGTCAAGAG ttctccctctctcctgcctagGTTCTCCCCCATCACCATCGACAGCATGACCAGCCTGGCGGGAGTCAACCTGACCGGGCCCACTGGAGCCGGCTGGTGCATCTTCGTCTACAACCTATCGCCCGAGGCTGACGAAAGCGTCCTGTGGCAGCTGTTCGGGCCCTTCGGCGCCGTCACAAACGTCAAGGTCATCCGTGACTTCACCACCAACAAATGTAAGGGCTTCGGCTTCGTCACCATGACCAACTATGACGAGGCAGCCATGGCCATCGCTAGTCTCAACGGCTACCGCTTGGGAGACCGCGTGCTGCAGGTCTCCTTCAAGACCAGCAAGCAACACaaggcctga
- the LOC115199098 gene encoding ELAV-like protein 3 isoform X9, with protein MSRMVTQIISTMETQVSNGPSGTSLPNGPVISTNGATDDSKTNLIVNYLPQNMTQEEFKSLFGSIGEIESCKLVRDKITGIHDASAGQSLGYGFVNYVDPNDADKAINTLNGLKLQTKTIKVSYARPSSASIRDANLYVSGLPKTMTQKDMEQLFSQYGRIITSRILVDQVTAGISRGVGFIRFDKRNEAEEAIKGLNGQKPLGAAEPITVKFANNPSQKTGQALLTQLYQTAARRYTGPLHHQTQRFRFSPITIDSMTSLAGVNLTGPTGAGWCIFVYNLSPEADESVLWQLFGPFGAVTNVKVIRDFTTNKCKGFGFVTMTNYDEAAMAIASLNGYRLGDRVLQVSFKTSKQHKA; from the exons CAGATAATCAGCACCATGGAAACCCAGGTGTCCAACGGTCCGAGCGGAACCAGCCTGCCTAACGGGCCAGTCATCAGCACCAACGGTGCCACAGACGACAGCAAGACCAACCTAATCGTCAACTACCTGCCTCAGAACATGACCCAGGAGGAATTCAAGAGCCTGTTCGGTAGCATCGGAGAGATTGAATCCTGCAAACTGGTCCGAGACAAGATTACAGGTATTCATGATGCTTCAGCAG GCCAGAGTTTGGGCTATGGGTTCGTAAACTATGTGGATCCCAATGACGCAGACAAGGCCATCAACACACTCAACGGTCTCAAACTGCAGACCAAAACAATTAAG GTATCGTACGCCCGTCCCAGTTCAGCATCTATCCGTGATGCTAACCTGTATGTGAGCGGTCTGCCTAAGACCATGACCCAGAAAGACATGGAGCAGCTGTTCTCCCAGTACGGACGCATCATCACCTCCCGCATCCTGGTGGACCAGGTTACAG CAGGTATATCGCGAGGAGTGGGCTTCATCCGGTTTGACAAGCGGAACGAGGCGGAAGAGGCCATCAAGGGCCTGAACGGCCAAAAGCCCCTGGGCGCAGCCGAACCCATCACGGTGAAGTTTGCCAACAACCCCAGCCAGAAGACGGGCCAGGCCCTGCTCACCCAGCTGTACCAGACCGCTGCACGCCGCTACACTGGCCCTCTGCACCACCAGACTCAGCGCTTCAG GTTCTCCCCCATCACCATCGACAGCATGACCAGCCTGGCGGGAGTCAACCTGACCGGGCCCACTGGAGCCGGCTGGTGCATCTTCGTCTACAACCTATCGCCCGAGGCTGACGAAAGCGTCCTGTGGCAGCTGTTCGGGCCCTTCGGCGCCGTCACAAACGTCAAGGTCATCCGTGACTTCACCACCAACAAATGTAAGGGCTTCGGCTTCGTCACCATGACCAACTATGACGAGGCAGCCATGGCCATCGCTAGTCTCAACGGCTACCGCTTGGGAGACCGCGTGCTGCAGGTCTCCTTCAAGACCAGCAAGCAACACaaggcctga
- the LOC115199098 gene encoding ELAV-like protein 3 isoform X8, whose product MSRMVTQIISTMETQVSNGPSGTSLPNGPVISTNGATDDSKTNLIVNYLPQNMTQEEFKSLFGSIGEIESCKLVRDKITGIHDASAGQSLGYGFVNYVDPNDADKAINTLNGLKLQTKTIKVSYARPSSASIRDANLYVSGLPKTMTQKDMEQLFSQYGRIITSRILVDQVTAGISRGVGFIRFDKRNEAEEAIKGLNGQKPLGAAEPITVKFANNPSQKTGQALLTQLYQTAARRYTGPLHHQTQRFSSPSLLPRFSPITIDSMTSLAGVNLTGPTGAGWCIFVYNLSPEADESVLWQLFGPFGAVTNVKVIRDFTTNKCKGFGFVTMTNYDEAAMAIASLNGYRLGDRVLQVSFKTSKQHKA is encoded by the exons CAGATAATCAGCACCATGGAAACCCAGGTGTCCAACGGTCCGAGCGGAACCAGCCTGCCTAACGGGCCAGTCATCAGCACCAACGGTGCCACAGACGACAGCAAGACCAACCTAATCGTCAACTACCTGCCTCAGAACATGACCCAGGAGGAATTCAAGAGCCTGTTCGGTAGCATCGGAGAGATTGAATCCTGCAAACTGGTCCGAGACAAGATTACAGGTATTCATGATGCTTCAGCAG GCCAGAGTTTGGGCTATGGGTTCGTAAACTATGTGGATCCCAATGACGCAGACAAGGCCATCAACACACTCAACGGTCTCAAACTGCAGACCAAAACAATTAAG GTATCGTACGCCCGTCCCAGTTCAGCATCTATCCGTGATGCTAACCTGTATGTGAGCGGTCTGCCTAAGACCATGACCCAGAAAGACATGGAGCAGCTGTTCTCCCAGTACGGACGCATCATCACCTCCCGCATCCTGGTGGACCAGGTTACAG CAGGTATATCGCGAGGAGTGGGCTTCATCCGGTTTGACAAGCGGAACGAGGCGGAAGAGGCCATCAAGGGCCTGAACGGCCAAAAGCCCCTGGGCGCAGCCGAACCCATCACGGTGAAGTTTGCCAACAACCCCAGCCAGAAGACGGGCCAGGCCCTGCTCACCCAGCTGTACCAGACCGCTGCACGCCGCTACACTGGCCCTCTGCACCACCAGACTCAGCGCTTCAG ttctccctctctcctgcctagGTTCTCCCCCATCACCATCGACAGCATGACCAGCCTGGCGGGAGTCAACCTGACCGGGCCCACTGGAGCCGGCTGGTGCATCTTCGTCTACAACCTATCGCCCGAGGCTGACGAAAGCGTCCTGTGGCAGCTGTTCGGGCCCTTCGGCGCCGTCACAAACGTCAAGGTCATCCGTGACTTCACCACCAACAAATGTAAGGGCTTCGGCTTCGTCACCATGACCAACTATGACGAGGCAGCCATGGCCATCGCTAGTCTCAACGGCTACCGCTTGGGAGACCGCGTGCTGCAGGTCTCCTTCAAGACCAGCAAGCAACACaaggcctga
- the LOC115199098 gene encoding ELAV-like protein 3 isoform X5, producing MSRMVTQIISTMETQVSNGPSGTSLPNGPVISTNGATDDSKTNLIVNYLPQNMTQEEFKSLFGSIGEIESCKLVRDKITGIHDASAGQSLGYGFVNYVDPNDADKAINTLNGLKLQTKTIKVSYARPSSASIRDANLYVSGLPKTMTQKDMEQLFSQYGRIITSRILVDQVTAGISRGVGFIRFDKRNEAEEAIKGLNGQKPLGAAEPITVKFANNPSQKTGQALLTQLYQTAARRYTGPLHHQTQRFSLIPPFGKGPDPNNSTKPILDNLLNASYGVKRFSPITIDSMTSLAGVNLTGPTGAGWCIFVYNLSPEADESVLWQLFGPFGAVTNVKVIRDFTTNKCKGFGFVTMTNYDEAAMAIASLNGYRLGDRVLQVSFKTSKQHKA from the exons CAGATAATCAGCACCATGGAAACCCAGGTGTCCAACGGTCCGAGCGGAACCAGCCTGCCTAACGGGCCAGTCATCAGCACCAACGGTGCCACAGACGACAGCAAGACCAACCTAATCGTCAACTACCTGCCTCAGAACATGACCCAGGAGGAATTCAAGAGCCTGTTCGGTAGCATCGGAGAGATTGAATCCTGCAAACTGGTCCGAGACAAGATTACAGGTATTCATGATGCTTCAGCAG GCCAGAGTTTGGGCTATGGGTTCGTAAACTATGTGGATCCCAATGACGCAGACAAGGCCATCAACACACTCAACGGTCTCAAACTGCAGACCAAAACAATTAAG GTATCGTACGCCCGTCCCAGTTCAGCATCTATCCGTGATGCTAACCTGTATGTGAGCGGTCTGCCTAAGACCATGACCCAGAAAGACATGGAGCAGCTGTTCTCCCAGTACGGACGCATCATCACCTCCCGCATCCTGGTGGACCAGGTTACAG CAGGTATATCGCGAGGAGTGGGCTTCATCCGGTTTGACAAGCGGAACGAGGCGGAAGAGGCCATCAAGGGCCTGAACGGCCAAAAGCCCCTGGGCGCAGCCGAACCCATCACGGTGAAGTTTGCCAACAACCCCAGCCAGAAGACGGGCCAGGCCCTGCTCACCCAGCTGTACCAGACCGCTGCACGCCGCTACACTGGCCCTCTGCACCACCAGACTCAGCGCTTCAG CCTCATCCCTCCATTTGGAAAGGGACCAGATCCAAATAACAGCACAAAACCAAT ACTCGACAATTTACTAAACGCCAGCTACGGAGTCAAGAG GTTCTCCCCCATCACCATCGACAGCATGACCAGCCTGGCGGGAGTCAACCTGACCGGGCCCACTGGAGCCGGCTGGTGCATCTTCGTCTACAACCTATCGCCCGAGGCTGACGAAAGCGTCCTGTGGCAGCTGTTCGGGCCCTTCGGCGCCGTCACAAACGTCAAGGTCATCCGTGACTTCACCACCAACAAATGTAAGGGCTTCGGCTTCGTCACCATGACCAACTATGACGAGGCAGCCATGGCCATCGCTAGTCTCAACGGCTACCGCTTGGGAGACCGCGTGCTGCAGGTCTCCTTCAAGACCAGCAAGCAACACaaggcctga
- the LOC115199098 gene encoding ELAV-like protein 3 isoform X1 yields the protein MSRMVTQIISTMETQVSNGPSGTSLPNGPVISTNGATDDSKTNLIVNYLPQNMTQEEFKSLFGSIGEIESCKLVRDKITGIHDASAGQSLGYGFVNYVDPNDADKAINTLNGLKLQTKTIKVSYARPSSASIRDANLYVSGLPKTMTQKDMEQLFSQYGRIITSRILVDQVTAGISRGVGFIRFDKRNEAEEAIKGLNGQKPLGAAEPITVKFANNPSQKTGQALLTQLYQTAARRYTGPLHHQTQRFSLIPPFGKGPDPNNSTKPILDNLLNASYGVKSSPSLLPRFSPITIDSMTSLAGVNLTGPTGAGWCIFVYNLSPEADESVLWQLFGPFGAVTNVKVIRDFTTNKCKGFGFVTMTNYDEAAMAIASLNGYRLGDRVLQVSFKTSKQHKA from the exons CAGATAATCAGCACCATGGAAACCCAGGTGTCCAACGGTCCGAGCGGAACCAGCCTGCCTAACGGGCCAGTCATCAGCACCAACGGTGCCACAGACGACAGCAAGACCAACCTAATCGTCAACTACCTGCCTCAGAACATGACCCAGGAGGAATTCAAGAGCCTGTTCGGTAGCATCGGAGAGATTGAATCCTGCAAACTGGTCCGAGACAAGATTACAGGTATTCATGATGCTTCAGCAG GCCAGAGTTTGGGCTATGGGTTCGTAAACTATGTGGATCCCAATGACGCAGACAAGGCCATCAACACACTCAACGGTCTCAAACTGCAGACCAAAACAATTAAG GTATCGTACGCCCGTCCCAGTTCAGCATCTATCCGTGATGCTAACCTGTATGTGAGCGGTCTGCCTAAGACCATGACCCAGAAAGACATGGAGCAGCTGTTCTCCCAGTACGGACGCATCATCACCTCCCGCATCCTGGTGGACCAGGTTACAG CAGGTATATCGCGAGGAGTGGGCTTCATCCGGTTTGACAAGCGGAACGAGGCGGAAGAGGCCATCAAGGGCCTGAACGGCCAAAAGCCCCTGGGCGCAGCCGAACCCATCACGGTGAAGTTTGCCAACAACCCCAGCCAGAAGACGGGCCAGGCCCTGCTCACCCAGCTGTACCAGACCGCTGCACGCCGCTACACTGGCCCTCTGCACCACCAGACTCAGCGCTTCAG CCTCATCCCTCCATTTGGAAAGGGACCAGATCCAAATAACAGCACAAAACCAAT ACTCGACAATTTACTAAACGCCAGCTACGGAGTCAAGAG ttctccctctctcctgcctagGTTCTCCCCCATCACCATCGACAGCATGACCAGCCTGGCGGGAGTCAACCTGACCGGGCCCACTGGAGCCGGCTGGTGCATCTTCGTCTACAACCTATCGCCCGAGGCTGACGAAAGCGTCCTGTGGCAGCTGTTCGGGCCCTTCGGCGCCGTCACAAACGTCAAGGTCATCCGTGACTTCACCACCAACAAATGTAAGGGCTTCGGCTTCGTCACCATGACCAACTATGACGAGGCAGCCATGGCCATCGCTAGTCTCAACGGCTACCGCTTGGGAGACCGCGTGCTGCAGGTCTCCTTCAAGACCAGCAAGCAACACaaggcctga
- the LOC115199098 gene encoding ELAV-like protein 3 isoform X10, with the protein MSRMVTQIISTMETQVSNGPSGTSLPNGPVISTNGATDDSKTNLIVNYLPQNMTQEEFKSLFGSIGEIESCKLVRDKITGIHDASAGQSLGYGFVNYVDPNDADKAINTLNGLKLQTKTIKVSYARPSSASIRDANLYVSGLPKTMTQKDMEQLFSQYGRIITSRILVDQVTGISRGVGFIRFDKRNEAEEAIKGLNGQKPLGAAEPITVKFANNPSQKTGQALLTQLYQTAARRYTGPLHHQTQRFRFSPITIDSMTSLAGVNLTGPTGAGWCIFVYNLSPEADESVLWQLFGPFGAVTNVKVIRDFTTNKCKGFGFVTMTNYDEAAMAIASLNGYRLGDRVLQVSFKTSKQHKA; encoded by the exons CAGATAATCAGCACCATGGAAACCCAGGTGTCCAACGGTCCGAGCGGAACCAGCCTGCCTAACGGGCCAGTCATCAGCACCAACGGTGCCACAGACGACAGCAAGACCAACCTAATCGTCAACTACCTGCCTCAGAACATGACCCAGGAGGAATTCAAGAGCCTGTTCGGTAGCATCGGAGAGATTGAATCCTGCAAACTGGTCCGAGACAAGATTACAGGTATTCATGATGCTTCAGCAG GCCAGAGTTTGGGCTATGGGTTCGTAAACTATGTGGATCCCAATGACGCAGACAAGGCCATCAACACACTCAACGGTCTCAAACTGCAGACCAAAACAATTAAG GTATCGTACGCCCGTCCCAGTTCAGCATCTATCCGTGATGCTAACCTGTATGTGAGCGGTCTGCCTAAGACCATGACCCAGAAAGACATGGAGCAGCTGTTCTCCCAGTACGGACGCATCATCACCTCCCGCATCCTGGTGGACCAGGTTACAG GTATATCGCGAGGAGTGGGCTTCATCCGGTTTGACAAGCGGAACGAGGCGGAAGAGGCCATCAAGGGCCTGAACGGCCAAAAGCCCCTGGGCGCAGCCGAACCCATCACGGTGAAGTTTGCCAACAACCCCAGCCAGAAGACGGGCCAGGCCCTGCTCACCCAGCTGTACCAGACCGCTGCACGCCGCTACACTGGCCCTCTGCACCACCAGACTCAGCGCTTCAG GTTCTCCCCCATCACCATCGACAGCATGACCAGCCTGGCGGGAGTCAACCTGACCGGGCCCACTGGAGCCGGCTGGTGCATCTTCGTCTACAACCTATCGCCCGAGGCTGACGAAAGCGTCCTGTGGCAGCTGTTCGGGCCCTTCGGCGCCGTCACAAACGTCAAGGTCATCCGTGACTTCACCACCAACAAATGTAAGGGCTTCGGCTTCGTCACCATGACCAACTATGACGAGGCAGCCATGGCCATCGCTAGTCTCAACGGCTACCGCTTGGGAGACCGCGTGCTGCAGGTCTCCTTCAAGACCAGCAAGCAACACaaggcctga
- the LOC115199098 gene encoding ELAV-like protein 3 isoform X4 has protein sequence MSRMVTQIISTMETQVSNGPSGTSLPNGPVISTNGATDDSKTNLIVNYLPQNMTQEEFKSLFGSIGEIESCKLVRDKITGQSLGYGFVNYVDPNDADKAINTLNGLKLQTKTIKVSYARPSSASIRDANLYVSGLPKTMTQKDMEQLFSQYGRIITSRILVDQVTAGISRGVGFIRFDKRNEAEEAIKGLNGQKPLGAAEPITVKFANNPSQKTGQALLTQLYQTAARRYTGPLHHQTQRFSLIPPFGKGPDPNNSTKPILDNLLNASYGVKSSPSLLPRFSPITIDSMTSLAGVNLTGPTGAGWCIFVYNLSPEADESVLWQLFGPFGAVTNVKVIRDFTTNKCKGFGFVTMTNYDEAAMAIASLNGYRLGDRVLQVSFKTSKQHKA, from the exons CAGATAATCAGCACCATGGAAACCCAGGTGTCCAACGGTCCGAGCGGAACCAGCCTGCCTAACGGGCCAGTCATCAGCACCAACGGTGCCACAGACGACAGCAAGACCAACCTAATCGTCAACTACCTGCCTCAGAACATGACCCAGGAGGAATTCAAGAGCCTGTTCGGTAGCATCGGAGAGATTGAATCCTGCAAACTGGTCCGAGACAAGATTACAG GCCAGAGTTTGGGCTATGGGTTCGTAAACTATGTGGATCCCAATGACGCAGACAAGGCCATCAACACACTCAACGGTCTCAAACTGCAGACCAAAACAATTAAG GTATCGTACGCCCGTCCCAGTTCAGCATCTATCCGTGATGCTAACCTGTATGTGAGCGGTCTGCCTAAGACCATGACCCAGAAAGACATGGAGCAGCTGTTCTCCCAGTACGGACGCATCATCACCTCCCGCATCCTGGTGGACCAGGTTACAG CAGGTATATCGCGAGGAGTGGGCTTCATCCGGTTTGACAAGCGGAACGAGGCGGAAGAGGCCATCAAGGGCCTGAACGGCCAAAAGCCCCTGGGCGCAGCCGAACCCATCACGGTGAAGTTTGCCAACAACCCCAGCCAGAAGACGGGCCAGGCCCTGCTCACCCAGCTGTACCAGACCGCTGCACGCCGCTACACTGGCCCTCTGCACCACCAGACTCAGCGCTTCAG CCTCATCCCTCCATTTGGAAAGGGACCAGATCCAAATAACAGCACAAAACCAAT ACTCGACAATTTACTAAACGCCAGCTACGGAGTCAAGAG ttctccctctctcctgcctagGTTCTCCCCCATCACCATCGACAGCATGACCAGCCTGGCGGGAGTCAACCTGACCGGGCCCACTGGAGCCGGCTGGTGCATCTTCGTCTACAACCTATCGCCCGAGGCTGACGAAAGCGTCCTGTGGCAGCTGTTCGGGCCCTTCGGCGCCGTCACAAACGTCAAGGTCATCCGTGACTTCACCACCAACAAATGTAAGGGCTTCGGCTTCGTCACCATGACCAACTATGACGAGGCAGCCATGGCCATCGCTAGTCTCAACGGCTACCGCTTGGGAGACCGCGTGCTGCAGGTCTCCTTCAAGACCAGCAAGCAACACaaggcctga